A genomic region of Hallerella porci contains the following coding sequences:
- a CDS encoding helix-turn-helix domain-containing protein, producing the protein SMNETIALSNALQQVLLSWRNQAGSTQDAVARRSHLSRMQLYRLENAKASPSLVLLNRLLSCYHKSWSEFGNDLDAIINSKFAL; encoded by the coding sequence AGTATGAACGAGACTATCGCATTAAGCAACGCCTTGCAACAAGTGCTCTTGAGCTGGCGCAATCAAGCAGGGAGCACCCAAGACGCAGTCGCAAGAAGAAGCCACCTATCCCGCATGCAACTCTACCGCCTCGAAAACGCCAAAGCATCTCCCTCCCTCGTCCTATTAAACCGACTCCTCAGCTGCTACCATAAATCGTGGAGCGAATTCGGGAACGATTTAGACGCCATCATCAATTCAAAATTTGCACTTTAA